The genomic stretch AGGTCGAGGCCCGGCAGCGGGGCGTCGACGTGATCGACCTCGGGTTCGGCAACCCCGACCTCCCGTCGCCCGAGATCGCCGTGGAGAAGCTGGCCGAGGCGGCGCACAACACCCGCAACCACCGCTATTCCGCGAGCCGGGGCATCCCCAAGCTGCGCGAGGCGATCGCCACCTACTACGCCAAGCGGTTCGGGGTCGAGCTCGACCCGGACACCGAGGTGATCAACACCATCGGCGCCAAGGAGGGCTTCTCGCACCTCATGTGGACGCTGCTCCAGCCCGGTGACGCCGCGCTCGTGCCGTCGCCGTCCTACCCCATCCACATCTACGGGCCGCTGCTCGCCGGGGCCGACATCCGTGAGGTCCCCCTCGGCACGGGGAGCGAGTTCTTCGACAACCTCCGCGAGGCGTGGGCCTACTCCTGGCCCAAGCCCCGCGTGATCGTGATGTCGTTCCCCCACAACCCCACCACGACCTGCGTCGACCTCGACTTCATGCAGAAGGTCGTGGACTTCGCCCGGGAGCACGAGGTGGTCGTCGTCCACGACAACGCCTACGCCGACCTCGGCTTCGACGGGTACCGACCGCCCTCGATCCTGCAGGCCGAGGGGGCCAAAGAGGTCGCCGTCGAGCTCTACTCGATGACGAAGTCCTTCTCGATGGCCGGGTGGCGGGTCGCCTTCCTGGTCGGACGGGCCGACGTCATCGCCGCGCTCGGCAAGCTCAAGAGCTACCTCGACTACGGCACGTTCCAGCCCATCCAGATCGCCGCGACCGTCACGCTCAACGAGCTCCCCGACTTCCCGACCGAGGTGAACGAGGTCTACCAGGGCCGCCGCGACGCCCTGTGCGAAGGGCTGAACCGGATCGGCTGGGAGATCGAGCCCCCGCAGGGCACGATGTTCGCCTGGGCCCCGATCCCCGAGCCGTATCGGGACATGGGCTCCGTCGAGTTCGCGTCGTTCCTGGTCCGGGAGGCCCACGTGGCGGTGTCGCCGGGCGTCGGGTTCGGTCACGGGGGTGACGGTCACGTGCGGTTCGCGCTGATCGAGAACGAGCAGCGAACCCTCCAGGCGATCCGCAACCTGCGGCGGGCACTCACCCGTCTCGACGGCTGACCGCCCGCCCCTCGGGGCAGCGATGCTTCGCGCGTTCGTTGCGACCCGGAAACACGGTGTTCACCCGGCGGTCCTACGGTGACCTCCATGACGACGACCTACATCATCCGGGTCTGGATGCCGGACCGGCCCGGTGCCCTGGGGGCGCTCACGAGCCGCATCGGTGCGGTCGGGGGCGACGTCGTCGGGATCGACATCCTCGAGCGGGGGGCGGATCGGGCGATCGACGAGCTCGTCGTCGAGCTCCCCGGGCCAGAGCTCGTCGAGCTCCTGATCGCCGAGATCCAGGAG from Acidimicrobiales bacterium encodes the following:
- a CDS encoding aminotransferase class I/II-fold pyridoxal phosphate-dependent enzyme; its protein translation is MEFRRINSLPPYVFTIIDSLKVEARQRGVDVIDLGFGNPDLPSPEIAVEKLAEAAHNTRNHRYSASRGIPKLREAIATYYAKRFGVELDPDTEVINTIGAKEGFSHLMWTLLQPGDAALVPSPSYPIHIYGPLLAGADIREVPLGTGSEFFDNLREAWAYSWPKPRVIVMSFPHNPTTTCVDLDFMQKVVDFAREHEVVVVHDNAYADLGFDGYRPPSILQAEGAKEVAVELYSMTKSFSMAGWRVAFLVGRADVIAALGKLKSYLDYGTFQPIQIAATVTLNELPDFPTEVNEVYQGRRDALCEGLNRIGWEIEPPQGTMFAWAPIPEPYRDMGSVEFASFLVREAHVAVSPGVGFGHGGDGHVRFALIENEQRTLQAIRNLRRALTRLDG